The following coding sequences lie in one Capsicum annuum cultivar UCD-10X-F1 chromosome 5, UCD10Xv1.1, whole genome shotgun sequence genomic window:
- the LOC107871430 gene encoding tRNA wybutosine-synthesizing protein 2/3/4 translates to MEFQKRKLATLSSMNSPEPDKSPKGNIDTPIIPLLNTINSHSSYFTTSSCSGRISILEQSKEKSKGGKWVFISHEKTEPQVIKSLLFPLEYTHDNCSLVFRFEPLIIAVECKDVEAAQFLVSLAIFSGFRESGITSVSKRVIVAIRCSIRMEVPLGDSEKLMVDEKYVEYLVELANEKMEANRRRTDNFLDVLLKNGFSGSKISNGEFLDNGKVECEAELLEDSLVKSVDGNGNGNAKRRDFDDSCSGSEVAPDVDLHTVKLVISGESIERLFLWGHSASSVDNKKVLIFGGFGGIGRHARRHDLLLLDVESGRLEVIDVLDAPCPRVGHTSSVIGNSMYVIGGRADPSNILNDVWIFNVTKKDWRLLECSGSPFLPRHRHAAAAVGSRIYVFGGIHNDMIYSSLYALDTQNFEWSEVQVQGDSPCARHSHSMAAYGTQIFVFGGYDGHKALGDLYSFDVKTCIWKKEKMIGRPPAAKFSHSMFIYKKYLGIIGGCPVSRHNQRLSLLSLESHCWKHISISSIGEDLFVRSSTNIVDNDLIMIGGGAACYAFGTKFSEPVKINLLPLIKQIESPTHLHEENMHAICQEEKTTRVMNVSLCSPQNAVELAINGSFHHNSAGMDSGVVRSQMVASHWVLRLNKKDAKMAKDMLKKFGWLDLGRKAHSQDDGKDICFPVTENFCVLFNQRYNPGDVSESVCQPEKDTCVIALNTLIECGATILADEIVKVKKASHSPFKVMKEAVGALLSDRGLPLQLLEELPSRWERLGDIVVLPITSFKDSAWDLIGQELWFMVAKSLGANRLARQGRVAPTGTRDSTLEILVGDNGWVNHRENGILYSFDATKCMFSWGNISEKLRMGHFDCKDEVIVDLFAGIGYFVLPFLVRAKAKLVYACEWNPHAVEALRRNLEANLVADHCVLLEGDNRITAPKGVADRVCLGFIPTSEGSWVTAVRALRDEGGILHIHGNVKDSEENVWTNCVSWSIREIARSEGHDWDVTVEHIERVKWYAPHIRHLVADVRCKMIQK, encoded by the exons atgGAATTTCAAAAGAGAAAGTTAGCAACTTTATCATCAATGAATTCACCAGAACCAGACAAATCACCTAAAGGCAACATAGACACACCAATAATCCCATTACTCAACACCATCAACTCCCACTCTTCATATTTCACTACCAGTTCTTGTTCAGGCCGCATCTCAATTCTTGAACAGTCCAAGGAAAAATCCAAAGGGGGTAAATGGGTGTTCATATCTCATGAAAAAACTGAACCCCAAGTGATCAAATCACTCCTTTTCCCATTGGAATACACTCATGATAATTGTAGTCTTGTGTTTAGATTTGAGCCTTTGATTATTGCTGTTGAGTGTAAGGATGTTGAGGCAGCTCAGTTTTTGGTATCTTTAGCTATTTTTTCAGGGTTTAGGGAGAGTGGTATTACTAGTGTTAGTAAAAGAGTGATTGTTGCTATACGATGTTCGATACGAATGGAAGTGCCATTAGGTGATAGTGAGAAGTTAATGGTGGATGAAAAGTATGTGGAGTATCTTGTTGAGTTAGCTAATGAGAAGATGGAGGCTAATAGAAGAAGAACTGATAATTTTCTTGACGTGTTGTTGAAAAATGGTTTTTCGGGTTCAAAGATTAGTAATGGGGAGTTTTTGGATAATGGGAAAGTGGAGTGTGAAGCTGAATTGTTGGAAGATTCTTTGGTTAAAAGTGTTGATGGAAACGGAAATGGAAATGCTAAAAGGAGAGATTTTGATGATTCTTGTTCGG GATCCGAAGTAGCCCCTGATGTCGACCTACACACCGTTAAATTGGTGATTTCTGGTGAATCAATTGAGAGGCTATTTCTCTGGGGTCACTCTGCTTCTTCAGTGGATAACAAGAAGGTTCTCATATTTGGTGGCTTTGGAGGAATTGGAAGGCATGCACGAAGACATGATTTATTGCTTCTTGATGTAGAATCTGGAAGGTTGGAGGTGATCGATGTTTTGGATGCCCCATGTCCACGCGTGGGCCATACATCATCTGTGATTGGAAATTCAATGTATGTGATTGGAGGAAGAGCTGATCCGTCAAATATTCTGAATGATGTGTGGATTTTCAATGTGACAAAGAAGGATTGGAGGTTGTTAGAGTGCTCGGGTAGTCCATTCCTCCCAAG GCATAGACATGCTGCAGCTGCAGTAGGTTCAAGAATTTACGTATTTGGGGGAATTCACAATGATATGATATACTCATCACTGTATGCCTTAGACACACAAAACTTTGAATGGAGCGAAGTACAAGTTCAAGGGGATTCTCCATGTGCACGTCATTCTCATTCAATGGCCGCATATGGGACTCAAATATTTGTATTTGGGGGATATGATGGGCATAAGGCTCTTGGGGACCTGTATAGTTTTGACGTGAAAACATGTATATGGAAGAAGGAAAAGATGATTGGAAGACCTCCAGCCGCAAAATTTTCCCattctatgtttatttataagaaatatctTGGGATAATTGGGGGCTGTCCTGTTAGTCGACATAACCAACGATTATCATTACTCAGTCTGGAATCTCATTGTTGGAAGCATATTTCTATCAGTTCTATTGGTGAAGACCTGTTTGTTCGAAGTTCAACAAATATTGTTGATAATGACCTAATAATGATTGGTGGTGGGGCAGCCTGTTATGCTTTTGGAACAAAGTTCAGCGAACCAGTGAAAATAAATCTGTTACCTTTGATAAAACAAATAGAAAGTCCCACGCATTTACATGAAGAAAATATGCATGCCATTTGTCAAGAAGAAAAAACGACGAGAGTAATGAATGTTTCCCTTTGTTCCCCGCAGAATGCAGTGGAACTGGCGATAAATGGAAGCTTTCATCATAATTCAGCGGGTATGGATTCTGGAGTTGTTAGAAGTCAGATGGTCGCCTCCCATTGGGTTCTTCGGCTCAATAAGAAAGATGCGAAAATGGCAAAGGATATGTTGAAAAAGTTTGGATGGTTAGATCTCGGGAGAAAGGCTCATTCACAGGATGATGGAAAGGATATTTGTTTCCCTGTCACAGAAAACTTTTGTGTGTTATTCAACCAGAGATATAACCCGGGAGATGTTTCTGAATCTGTTTGTCAACCAGAGAAAGATACTTGTGTGATAGCCTTGAACACTCTGATTGAATGTGGAGCAACTATACTAGCTGATGAAATCGTCAAAGTTAAAAAAGCTTCACATTCTCCATTCAAAGTGATGAAGGAAGCTGTAGGCGCTCTACTAAGTGACCGTGGTCTGCCATTGCAACTTCTAGAGGAGTTACCTTCAAG ATGGGAACGACTTGGTGATATTGTTGTGCTTCCTATAACATCTTTCAAGGATTCAGCATGGGACTTGATTGGACAGGAACTTTGGTTTATGGTCGCAAAATCCCTGGGGGCTAATCGCCTTGCCCGACAA GGGCGAGTTGCACCAACTGGTACGAGGGATAGTACTTTGGAGATTCTTGTTGGAGATAATGGTTGGGTCAACCACCGAGAAAATGGAATTCTCTATTCTTTTGATGCTACTAAGTGCATGTTTTCATGGGGTAATATCTCTGAGAAGCTTCGAATGGGCCACTTTGACTGCAAAGACGAAGTGATAGTAGATTTATTTGCTGGCATTGGATATTTTGTGCTACCCTTCCTAGTGAG GGCCAAAGCCAAGCTTGTGTATGCTTGTGAATGGAATCCCCACGCGGTTGAGGCACTTCGTCGTAATCTTGAAGCTAATCTTGTTGCTGACCACTGTGTACTACTCGAAGGAGATAATCGAATTACAGCGCCAAAA GGTGTAGCTGATAGAGTTTGTCTCGGTTTCATTCCTACAAGCGAGGGTAGTTGGGTTACTGCTGTCAGAGCATTAAG AGACGAGGGTGGTATATTGCACATCCATGGCAATGTCAAAGATTCAGAAGAAAATGTCTGGACAAACTGTGTTTCATGGTCAATCCGAGAAATTGCTAGATCCGAAG GTCACGACTGGGACGTAACAGTAGAACACATAGAGAGAGTGAAATGGTACGCCCCTCATATTCGCCATCTTGTTGCAGATGTGAGATGCAAAATGATTCAGAAATAA